Proteins encoded together in one Antennarius striatus isolate MH-2024 chromosome 13, ASM4005453v1, whole genome shotgun sequence window:
- the LOC137605974 gene encoding protein NipSnap homolog 2-like, whose protein sequence is MATGVLHRLCPGLRQTAAGRHTNGHVTVVVRSLSAFREDSWFKSLFVRKVDPRKDAHSHLLAKKEDSNLYKIQFHNVKPECLDSYNELCEDVLPSIHADPEYPCELVGTWNTWYGEQDQAVHLWRYRGGYPALTEVMNKLRKNKTFMDYRNERGKMLLSRRNQLLLEFSFWNEPVPRPGPNIYELRSYQLRPGTMIEWGNYWARAIEIRQQNQESVGGFFSQIGSLYTVHHLWAYKDLQSREDTRNAAWQRDGWDEIVYYTVPLIQHMESRIMIPMKTSPLK, encoded by the exons ATGGCGACCGGAGTGCTGCACAGACTGTGTCCAGGCCTCAGACAGACGGCCGCGGGGCGACACACAAACGGACACGTCACGGTCGTCGTAAG GAGTCTGTCGGCGTTCCGTGAAGACAGCTGGTTCAAGTCACTGTTTGTCAGAAAAGTCGATCCCAGAAAGGATGCTCACTCTCATCTGCTCGCCAAGAAGGAAGACAGCAATCTGtacaaaattcaat TTCATAATGTCAAGCCAGAGTGCCTTGATTCTTACAATGAACTTTG TGAGGATGTCTTGCCCTCCATTCATGCTGACCCTGAATACCCCTGTGAGCTTGTGGGTACCTGGAACACATGGTATGGTGAGCAAGATCAAGCAG TTCACCTGTGGAGATACCGGGGAGGATACCCAGCTCTCACTGAAGTCATGAACAAACTCAGGAAGAATAAG ACCTTTATGGATTACAGGAATGAGAGGGGAAAGATGCTGCTGTCTCGTAGgaaccagctgctgctggagttCAGTTTCTGGAATGAACCTGTTCCTCGTCCAGGGCCCAACATCTATGAGCTCCGATCTTACCAACTCAGA CCAGGGACAATGATTGAGTGGGGAAATTACTG GGCACGTGCTATTGAGATTCGCCAGCAGAACCAAGAGTCGGTGGGAGGCTTTTTCTCACAGATTGGGAGCCTCTACACTGTTCACCATTTATGGG CTTATAAAGATCTTCAGTCCAGAGAGGACACCAGAAATGCAGCCTGGCAGCGTGATGGCTGGGATGAAATTGTCTATTACACAG TTCCTCTTATTCAGCACATGGAATCTCGAATAATGATTCCCATGAAGACATCACCCCTGAAGTGA